The DNA segment atcgtatatggtgtatctGCCCAAAACGCAGGCGGCagacgcaatgaaataatcgtaaaTGATGTATATACCCAAAACGCAGGCGGCAgccacaatgaaataatcgtatatggtgtatctACCCAAAACGCAGGCGGCagacgcaatgaaataatcgtatatggtgtatatccCCAAAACGCAGGGGGCAgacacaatgaaataatcgtatatggtgtatatatcCAAAACGCAGGCGGCagacgcaatgaaataatcgtatatggtgtatataccCAAAACGCAGGCGGTCAAAcgtaatgaaataatcgtatatggtgtatctGCCCAAAATGCAGGCGGTCAGACGcagtgaaataatcgtatatggtgtatctGCCCAAAACGCAGGCGGTCAGACGCAAtaaaataatcgtatatggtgtatataccCAAAACGCAGGCGGCagacgcaatgaaataatcgtatatggtgtatataccCAAAACGCAGGCGGCAGACGCAACAGTGgaaccgcacgcacgcgccgcatccagtctatatgagccgtACACGTcacaacacatttatttgttgCTCTTCAAATTCAATCGGATTTTCACATTCATGCTTTTTAAATTCAATACATAGCAAGCCCATTTGATCACAATGTCgaattttttatatgtttaaatCATTATCTGGAATGCCTGAAAGACAATATAAACTTGTTGGTGGAATATAACAAGCTGTTAGTTTGTACCTCCATGGATGTAATTACAATTGATACTGAAAAGGTTTGTATTgataaacgacaccactagagcacattgattaaaacctgactgaaaggctatcttgttatatgtagacatcttttaaatgtgcagatgttaaatattggcagataatgtacaccaggtgtatacatttcgccattgttgaggagctttaccgacggcacaaaagtgccatcggtgatgctctctacctacggcaatttatatctcaacgacggcaattgccgtcggtgccgcctttaagttcgagccctgtagcagcaagggatcttttatatgcactttcacacaaacaagacagcacataccacggcctttgatataccagttgtggcgcatttgttggaacgggaaaaactaGATCAGATATTTGGTCTACGAAGAGGATTCGATTGTTCGACCCAAACACCATAGGCTAGCACTTTAACGACTGAGCTCCCACCAAAGAGACATTTTAATCCCACCAAAGATTAAAAAAGGATTAACTGACAGCTAATACAGCTGTTTTAAAAGAGACGTTAAATGTccgaggggcgggatgtagcccagtggtatagcgctcgcttgacgtgCGGCCGGTTTAGGATCGCTCCTCGtggatgggcccattggactatttctcgttccaaccaatgcactaaggctggtatatcaaatgccatggtatgtgctatcttgtctgtgagatggtgcatatgaaagttCCATTGCTAATAGTGGAAAAAttaagcaggtttcctctctaagaaaaaaagtttgttttgtttaacgacaccactggagctattggatgtcaaacatttggtaattatgaccgtagtcatcagaggaaagccgctacatttttcctaatgcagcaagggatcttttatatgcactttcccacagaccggaaagcacataccacggcctttgtccagttgtggtgcactggttagaacaaggaaaaacccaatcagttgaatggatccaccgaggtggttcgatcctgcaacgcaagcacctcaagcgagcacaaaaccgactgagctaaatcccgcccctcctctctaagactatatgttaaaattaccaaatgtttgacattcagtagccgatgatcaataaataaatgtgctctagtggtgtcgttaaacaaaacaaacttaaatgtCCGACGGGAAAAGGCCCGTACAAATCAATTAAGCAGACAGAATGTTAATTGTGTTCTTGATGCCAACATCACTGGGCATCCAACGAAATATAATATCCTTTTATAACAGCGAAATGTAATACTAAAATTATATGGAATATTACCATAATAAACCATAAATGCATAATATGCAATTAATGCATGTTTTTGGCATTTTAAACGCCGTAGCATAcagttgccccccaccccacccccaccccacccccacccacacacacacgcttgAGGTCGAAAGCGTAGATGTAGTTTTTACCttctctaaataaataaataaatatcctGCTTGAGACTGCTGCCCCCTCACTAAAGATTGTGGCCCCCTCCACACTACTATGGGCATGTGTAACCTCTCCGCGTGAATACTGTTGGTGTATTTTTAAACGCTGCACTACCTTCGAAAAATCTTGCGCACACCCTGGATGCAATACAATTAATAAACTCATTCTCCCATTTAGATCCGCAcctgttaaaatataaataattaaaaagcacaaaaataaacacagtTTATAATGTTATTAGAAACTAAAATTATACAATCGTGACCAATATTTAAtgttggtcgatatttaaattcgTCTGGCATGGCTAAGTAACACGCGATGGCCATTAAATGCGGAACAAACAGAGAGTAAAagattcctcggattctccaacgtaacaaattacaaaataaaaaatatatataacaaaatttagggggaggggggcggcGGGCCTTTGTggccccttagatccgccactgaattAATGCATGTTGGCATGTACTTTTATTTAACGTAAGATGCCCATAGAAAGCTAgaaagcgggggggggggggggggcttgggtGTTGTTTCCCCCAATggcgggcgggggggggggggtggacgaTGCCAATGAGCCCCCGAATAAAACTTTTTTAACTGTTAAATTtctataaaatcatacatacatacatacatagtatggGTTACACCCCCCAATATGGGTTGCCCTCCGTCCACTTGAGGTCGAAAATGTACGGGTTTATTCGTCCTACTCttcataaataaagataaaaatgagGCTTGTGCCCCTACTAGAGACTATGGCTCTCTTATTAGAGGTCGTCTCCCCTctaaatatcatttttattgGCCCGTGAATATTGTTGGTGTATTTTTAAACGTTGTACTGCCTCGGTAAAATATTGCACCCCTTCCTGGGTACACTACATTTAATAAACTCATTACTCCCAGCCCCTTTTCAAACATGGATCCGCCACTAGGTTCCGCACCAATCCCACCCTTTGGATCCGCGcttgtaaatataaacaataaaaccccattaaatacagtttataatgttattaaaacctaaaataatacattcgtgacCAATATTTAACGTTGGTCGGTATTACAATTCGGCTAATATGTCtaattaactttaataataacacGCGATGGTCATTAAGTGTAGAACAATGTATcatattatttcttaaaatacatTGTAGTTACAcggtaattaaaatatacacattgtcaatacatcataaaaaaaaagagtataatATGAAAAATTTAAATGATTTCAACCAACGCACACCTTTTATTTGTCTAGCCTACGTAACAAACGTACGTTACTACGTATGGTTAATACACATGATATAGCGCCCGTacgattatttatatatatatatatatatatatcagccaGCGACGTCATTAGTTTATCACGTGACCTTGGTCTAGCAGTGAGGGGAAAACCTATTGAgattatacatgtgtgtaatacATTGAAACAACACGGTGTGTAGAACATTTGTTTTGGATATACAGTGCGGTTCTTTCCCGCCACCGGATTTACTGTTGTGCTCTGTAGATGAGAGTGAATTCTCTAATGTGTTAATTTCTGGATTTACTGAGTGTCGTCTGCTAGACCTCTTGGCACAGCGAAACGGATCCGTTCGCTGAGGGCCGAATCGTTGGTGGGAGCGAAAACGAACATGGCGACAGTTCGTTTGCCCGATGCGTGTCAAACGGATTCTTTGACGGATACACCATCAACCCCTAAAACGCCAACACACACGTCGGGTAATTCTTCTCCAGGTTCGACAAACTCGTCCCCGATTTCAACCAAATCGTCGTCGCTGGGGTCAGTGGGGCCCAAATATAAGTTGGTTACGGATGGCGACATCCAAGTGTGTAGACTGAACCACACTCGCACGATTGTTAGTAAAATAATGAACTCCAAATACCTACGTAGGTGGGAGAGCCATCACGTCTTGTTAGACCACAGCGAGATTCGGTCATTAACGGTGAGTAAAACGGAGATTTATTTTCTTACCAACCGTATGTCGGTCAAtccacattttgtttgtttacatcgcTACGCTCCAGTGAGCTTGTTTTGGCTAGCGTGATACATGGTCATTGAATGATTGGTTAGCCGTTGGGCTAGGTATAgagtatattgtttttgttacagATTTGTTAGACAACATAACACCCACAACGAgaatttgttgtatttttaaaaacagctattatttaagaaaaagaaaggaatgtttgcttaacaACATTTTAGCACATTTCAAAGTACTATTTGATCTCTAAAGGCCTGattgcagtttgttttgtttaaagctagggtcaactccaacaagagccttatgtgttggaaagatgcatacccggaccaccaacacatactgacactttagcaaatgaaaaacgcgtaattttagagttaataaaaaaacatgattattcctgctaactgggggcagccattttgtttcgtttttgtgatgtccggtgggatagcttggggcgaagtgacgtcagctcctgaccatctcctgtatgtacagtgtaaacaaaagcagtaattttcgacaaggcgcttctctttgatcaacctgacttgtaaaacagcataaatgacgtaataatataataaactatttaactaaatatatttcaagttgcattaacggaaaaaaatggggttatagtgtttttctctgtttaataatccaaaggaaaaatttacactattacgcctattgatatgctacgttggagcaaaaaacGATAacccacaatacccaagtgataattttcttttctttgggactacgtaattggtcagttctgtgtttttagatggaaaaatctacttaatcaatagttttacagaactatttacagtaataaaccatgtccattacaattttaggggcgacaggtaatattccacaataccggtatgtatttttgtgtctagacagcgtcaattaattggctcgtctggttaccaatcaaatacacacctgccaatcaggaatcaaaggtagaagcaactaacagcatagaccaattaactaagaaaacactccgtgtatcatttcagtacgtaggttaatgcatgggcaaaacattgttaattgtttcgacttgttgtgtagccactttcacaatggtattttatttggtattgaaaaataatatatatagtgctggatatacttactgttggcttactgggatgtgtattattacagaacattgcaatgtatgactatttatcatcccgcaaaaaccaggtagattgtgtttctctagttctaaggctcattcctgacgtgacgcgttaagtattacgtaaccaccagctcaccagagggcgtactcactgagatggtacaaaatggctgcgcccgttatatataatagtcgtcacatttaaccgttttattaattaactatacgattatacgtgttgatattaagcactaatgtgcattatatatcgttgaatatgcataccaggccaaatgccttaattgtcctctcctttaacaacaccattagagcacattggatgtcaattttgttttcatttttagtcttaaagaggaaatcccctacatttttttcatttttagcaagggatctttttatatacaccatcccacagacaggatagcacatacatgtaccacagcctttaatgcactggctggattagaaaatgcccaatgggcccaccgacagggatcgattgtAGGTCAACAACAttcatcaggcgagtgctttaccaatggtcccaccgacagggatcgattgtAGGTCAACAACAttcatcaggcgagtgctttaccaatggtcccaccgacagggatcaattgTAGGTCAACAACATTCATCAGGGCTAGCCTGCCCCTGatgtttatttcaacattttctttAACTACTCCattagagctcattgatttattaatcatcggctattggatgtaaaacatttggtaattttgacatatagtcttagagacgaaacccgcaacatttttccattagcagcaaaggattttttacgtgcaccatcccacagacaggatagcatataccacaaccattgatataccagtcatggtgcactggctggaaaaagaaatagttcaatgggcccaatgactgggatcgatcccagactgtcCACACATCAagtaagcgctttaccactgagctatgtcccacccagctgtggctggaacaagaaataaaccaatgggcacaccgataggaatcgatcccagaccgaccgcgcatcaggcaagcactttaccactatgTCCCACCCAtctctggctggaacaagaaataaaccaaTAGGCACACCgataggaatcgatcccagaccaaccgcgcatcaggcaagcaatTTACCACTGAGCTCTGTTCCACCCAGctgtggctggaacaagaaataaaccaatgggcATACCgataggaatcgatcccagaccgaccgcgtatcaggcaaGCAATTTACCACTGAGCTCTGTTCCACCCAGctgtggctggaacaagaaataaaccaatgggcacaccgataggaatcgatcccagaccgaccgcgcatcaggcaagcaatTTACCACTATGTCCCACCCAtctctggctggaacaagaaataaaccaatgggcacactgataggaatcgatcccagaccgaccgcgcatcaggcaagcactttaccactatgTCCCACCatacactgactggaatgagaaaatgcccaatcggcccactgttgggaatcgatcccagacctactgtgagtgctttactactgggctacgtcccgccccacactgactggaatgagaaaatgCCCAATCGGCCCACTGTTGGGAATCGATCCAAGACctactgtgcatcaagtgagtgctttactactgggctacgtcccgccacacactgactggaatgagaaaatgcccaatgggcccactgttggggatcgatcccagacctactgtgcatcaagtgagtgctttaccacagggctacgtcccgaccctcaTTACACGTGAGTGACAGGGTTCAAAATTTACCATAGCAATAAAAGCTAGTGCTGTGGTTGTCCTTCTTACTCCGAAAATCTGACATTGTTGATGTCAAGAAACAAGCCATGGTGCTCTTCCCATacattgtgtgttgtttttgaaaGAAATAGTAAAATTATCATTGGTAATTTGATAAAATACATCTGTATGGGATCTAGAGATGGGATTTAGagatgggatttagctcagtcggttgaccactcgcctgaggtgcttgcattgctgGATTGAACTGCCTGAGTAGATCCATTTAaccgattgggttttttctggtTCCACcagggcaccacaactggtcaaaggctgtggtatgtgctttcctgtctatgggaaaatgcatataaaagatcctttgctgctaatgggaaaatgtagtgggtttgctctgatgattacaagtcagaattaacaaatgtttgacaatcaattgattaatgtgctctagtggtgtcgttaaacaaaacaaacaagtatgAGATCCAATAAATTGCAGGGAACAATTTTATGAGGATTGTTGTTCAGTTTGCATGTTCTTTATAGAAATTTAAATTCATGATGGACCAACTTTTGGTTATGTTATAAAATTaacagttatatacatgtattccaaaAATCAATTTGTCAGTTTAGTACaggcgggacatagtccagtggtaaagcgcttgcttgatgtgtggtcggtttgggatcaatccccatcggtgggcccactgggctatttctcgttccagccagtacaccacgactggtatatatcaaaggccatggtatgtgttatcctgtctgttgggtggttcatataaaagatcccttgctactaatggaaaaatgtcaaaatgaccaaatgtttgacagccaatagccgatctatgattaataaatcaatgtgctctagcaacccctgcaattaagaaaatgtccatggcaaaaaaacatgccatagAAAAAACCACCTAAATACAGTCCAAGGCAATCTCTACGCCATTGCCAATTGCCTTGGGCAGTTGCAGGggttgctctagtggtgtcattaaacaaaacatgttttagtaCAAAACCATAGTAAATGTAAAAGCCTAAGGTAACTTAcatgttatgtaatattattCTAGTAACACatgttatgtaaatattattctaGTAACTCAcatgttatgtaatattatactagtaacacatgttttgtaaatattattctaGTAACTCacgttttgtaaatattattctaGTAACTCACatgttatgtaaatattattctaGTAACTCAcatgttatgtaatattatactagtaacacatgttatgtaaatattattctaGTAACTCAcatgttatgtaatattatactagtaacacatgttttgtaaatattattctaGTAACTcacatgttttgtaaatattattctaGTAACTCACatgttatgtaaatattattctaGTAACTCAcatgttatgtaatattattCTAGTAACACatgttatgtaaatattattctaGTAACTcacatgttttgtaaatattattctaGTAACTCACatgttatgtaaatattattctaGTAACTCACatgttatgtaaatattattctaGTAACTCACatgttatgtaaatattattctaGTAATCAAACAATTGATTATCTTAGGTAAATATCATGCAAGCATATTTTtggtattttgtaatattgttccCTGAGTTGCACAGGGCACCAggatgaaataatttttgtctgaAAAAAAGTAAGTTGCCTTCGTGCCCCTCATTTAAAGAAAAAGGTTGGCTTTTCAAGGAACAATAGGTGTAGtgtggtggggaggggggtggtgGAGGGcggtggggaggggggtggtgGAGGGCAACAAACAGACAATTTTAATATGATCGGGATAGACCTTCAGTGGATATACCATATAGGTATGTAaattttgtttagtattcttTAACCTGATAGCTTGACCATTGTGCTATCCCCTAAACCTCGATTATGACTGTGAAAACAAGTCCTTGAGCTGTGCCATTGACCTAATGAAGTTTTCAGCACAAACAAACTTAGCCCGCCAATCAGTGTAATCTAGAAGCATCTCTTCAGTGGGACTGCTGTCAGATAGGTACTCCTGTCAGATAGGTACTCCAAGATCAGCTGAGCTTTATTCCACAAGTGATCACCTGGATTACCATtctaggttgtactataccaattaatttccggctgggtcgaagttcgaggtgcaccgaacttttgatagagaagttaacaccacaagtcctgtgattggttataaatgtgagtgtgttggttgtaaaaaaaattagtttcatctgggctaaaaatgtatacaattttaattcatctagtaccactgtgtcaagtagccttgtgcttggaacatgtatagggtacatgtaaaaaaaagtactaaaattttgtgcgaaactaggggtgttgtaaaaacatctggttataccgaaaatgagccatgaaaggtaccattttctgcagttaatactttgaggtaggggttgtagtactgatatttataggtcatagtttggttgatatattgcatatagtgtttttaaacacaaacgttaacatggtcgcctatgggatttgaattggtatagtccaacctctAGTGGTAAAGGACATATCTGAGTGCTGGGTTGATAGGCAGGAGTAgtaatatactagtatgttgCCTATGTGATATCTACATCAGTGGGTTTCTTGTCTTAACATTGTAAGCAAAAAGTCTTCATTGTAGCCCATGATATATGTAACTGTGTACAGAGGGGAGTCTTCATTGTAGCCCATGATATATGTAACGGGAGTACAGAGGGGAGTCTTTATTGTTCCACATGATATATGTAACTGTACAGAGGGGAGTCTTCATTGTTCCCCATGATATATGTAACTGTGTACAGAGGGGAGTCTTCATTGTAGCCCATGATATATGTAACTGTGTACAGTGGGGAGCCTTCATTGTAGCCCATGATATATGTAACTGTGTACAGAGAGGAGTCTTCATTGTAGGCCATGATATATGTAACGGGAGTACAGAGGGGAGTCTTTATTGTTCCACATGATATATGTAACTGTGTACAGAGAGGAGTCTTCATTGTTCCCCATGATATATGTAACTGTGTACAGAGGGGAGTCTTCATTGTAGCCCATGATATATGTAACTGTGTACAGAGGGGAGCCTTCATTGTAGCCCATGATATATGTAACTGTGTACAGAGGGGAGTCTTCATTGTTCCCCATGATATATGTAACTGTGTACAGAGGGGAGTCTTCATTGTAGCCCATGATATATGTAACTGTGTACAGAGGGCAGACTTCATTGTAGCCCATGATATATGTAACTGTGTACAGAGGGGAGTCTTCATTGTTCCCCATGACATATGTAACTGTGTACAGTGGAGAGTCTTCATTGTAGCCCATGATATATGTAACTCTGTACAGTGGGGAGCCTTCATTGTAGCCCATAATATATGTAACTGTGTACAGAGGTGAGTCTTCATTATAGCCCATGATATATGTAACTATGTACAGAGGGGAGTCTTCATTGTTCCACATGATATATGTAACTGTGTACAGAGGGGAGTCTTCATTGTTCCCCATCATATATGTAACTGTACAGAGGGGAGTCTTCATTATAGCCCATGATATATGTAACTGTGTACAGAGGGGAGTCTTCATTGTTCCCCATGATATGTGTAACTGTACAGATGGGAGTCTTCGTTGTAGCCCATGATACATGTAACTGTGTACAGAGGGGAGTCTTCATTGTTCCCCATGATATGTGTAACTGTACAGAGGGGAGTCTTCATTGTTCCCCATGATATATGTAACTGTGTACAGAGGGGAGTTTTCATTGTAGCCCATGATATATGTAACTGTGTACAGAGGGGAGTCTTCATTGTACCCCATGATACATGAAACGTTGTAACGTGgagagtcttttttttttcttctttttttattgtccccagaaacataagcaaggtcaaggttggggccttgaatcattgctgtacatggtattattgtatatacataaacgatacataattaaagctatacactcgtatataaagcacttagtaaacaatatgtgtatacatatgcatgtgcgtgtgtgagagggatagagagagagagagagagagagagatagaggggggatgggggggggggggggacagacagacacgaaCATGTGGAGTAACAGGGAGGAAGCCGAAGATAGACAAAAGGGAACAGAAACGGCGCGAGccgtatgcacacatacatagtattcaatattaagatgAAACAGATAGGCTTAACATGATATTGTAAAACAGGATATTAGCAATGCAAAAGCCTTACATAACTGAAGAGGAAATATTCTGGAGACTAGGAAGAAGAGTACTAGAAATAGAACAAAGAGTGAGagaataaagaagaagaagaagagaaaaaaaaaaaaaaaaaaaaaaaaaactttcttgaAAGAGAGCCTTCATTGTAGCCCATGATATATGTAACTGTGTACAGAGGGGAGTCTTCATTATAGCTCATGATATAGTAACACGAACATGTGGAGTAACAGGGAGGAAGCCGAAGATAGACAAAAGGGAACAGAAACGGCGGAGccgtatgcacacatacatagtatATATTAAGATGAACAGATAGGCTTAACATGATATTGTAAAACAGGATATTAGCAATGCAAAAGCCTTACATAACTGAGCCCATGATATTCTGGAGACTAGGTACAGAAGGAGTACTAGAAATAGAAACAAAGAGTGAGAGAAAAAGTACAGAAGAAGAGTCTtcgttgtaaaaaaaaaaaaaaaaactgtgttGAAAGGGAGCCTTCATTGTAGCCCATGATATATGTAACTGTGTACAGAGGGGAGTCTTCATTGTTCCACATGATATATGTAACTGTGTACAGAGGGGAGTCTTCATTGTTCCCCATGATATATGTAACTGTACAGAGGGGAGTCTTCATTATAGCCCATGATATATGTAACTGTGTAC comes from the Gigantopelta aegis isolate Gae_Host chromosome 14, Gae_host_genome, whole genome shotgun sequence genome and includes:
- the LOC121388993 gene encoding C-Maf-inducing protein-like; this encodes MATVRLPDACQTDSLTDTPSTPKTPTHTSGNSSPGSTNSSPISTKSSSLGSVGPKYKLVTDGDIQVCRLNHTRTIVSKIMNSKYLRRWESHHVLLDHSEIRSLTPYGFMEMSVPYSSIEDVHIISRWDAGQKFCIRITIQDGSLLLQANNGYLRDQWLFAIQWKKHMYKYEKLLKSARRPEVLVKEIKQSC